The following are encoded together in the Xanthomonas sacchari genome:
- a CDS encoding OmpA family protein, whose translation MKRAVAATLALAAIASLSACKKHEQPAHPDDQAAPPAATASATQDASTQHATASTAFDPASLPVSDVALGDFPYIALPTGYVTGSTPDVADFDQVPFWTGDRLQPVEGKVWSAHIDAAQGKTFSDLELSRNIEAVVTALGGKKIFDGRIPEAATQKIKEWPRDVATKYNSGLGDIWNNPAQVFVVHRADRDIWIHLCSYQFGGGLLIAETKPLQVTASLLPASELKTQIDKTGKVALHVNFATDKTDILPDSQPQIAQVVQLLKQDAALKLAVNGYTDGSGDAAHNKTLSEGRAKAVVAALVAQGIDASRLTAAGFGDADPVADNATEQGKSQNRRVELVKKS comes from the coding sequence CCGACGATCAGGCGGCGCCCCCCGCGGCGACCGCCAGCGCCACGCAGGACGCGTCCACGCAGCACGCTACCGCCAGCACGGCATTCGATCCGGCCAGCTTGCCGGTGTCCGACGTCGCACTGGGAGATTTTCCGTACATCGCACTGCCCACCGGCTACGTCACCGGCAGCACGCCGGACGTCGCGGACTTCGACCAGGTGCCGTTCTGGACCGGCGATCGGCTGCAGCCGGTCGAGGGCAAGGTCTGGTCGGCGCACATCGATGCGGCGCAGGGCAAGACCTTCTCCGACCTGGAACTGTCCCGCAACATCGAGGCCGTCGTGACCGCACTCGGCGGCAAGAAGATCTTCGACGGCCGGATTCCCGAGGCGGCGACGCAGAAGATCAAGGAGTGGCCGCGCGATGTCGCCACCAAGTACAACAGCGGCCTTGGCGACATCTGGAACAATCCGGCACAGGTCTTCGTGGTGCATCGCGCCGACCGCGACATCTGGATCCACCTGTGCAGCTACCAGTTCGGTGGAGGCCTGCTGATTGCCGAGACCAAGCCGCTGCAGGTCACCGCCAGCCTGCTGCCGGCCAGCGAACTGAAGACGCAGATCGACAAGACCGGCAAGGTGGCCTTGCACGTCAACTTCGCCACCGACAAGACCGACATCCTGCCCGACTCGCAGCCGCAGATCGCGCAGGTCGTGCAATTGCTCAAGCAGGACGCCGCGTTGAAGCTGGCCGTCAACGGCTATACGGACGGCAGCGGCGATGCCGCGCACAACAAGACGCTGTCGGAGGGACGCGCCAAGGCGGTGGTCGCCGCGCTCGTCGCGCAGGGTATCGACGCGTCGCGCCTGACCGCGGCCGGCTTCGGCGATGCCGACCCGGTGGCGGACAATGCGACCGAGCAAGGCAAGTCGCAGAACCGCCGCGTCGAGTTGGTGAAGAAGAGCTGA
- the panE gene encoding 2-dehydropantoate 2-reductase, with amino-acid sequence MRILILGAGATGGYFGGRLAQAGVDVSFLVRPPRAARLQRDGLRIRSPRGDAAIAVSTLTADTLPGAAQARPFDLVLLSCKAYDLQSALEAVAPAVHEDTSVLPILNGLRHYRALDARFGAERVVGGLCFISAVLDADGAIQHLAKPASLTFGERDGRGADSARVRALAEACAQADVDHLATPRIAQEQWIKYTFLTALAAATCLMRAPIGRIVASDDGVTLVHGLYAECTAVAAAAGEPVPEAAQASALHLLTQPGSPMKASMLRDLEAGQQVEAQQIVGDMLVRARTAGHEAPLLMAAYCHLQAYQAGLPAR; translated from the coding sequence ATGCGTATCCTGATTCTCGGCGCCGGCGCGACCGGCGGTTACTTCGGCGGACGCCTGGCCCAGGCCGGCGTCGATGTCAGCTTCCTGGTGCGGCCGCCGCGGGCCGCACGCCTGCAGCGCGACGGCCTGCGCATCCGCAGCCCACGCGGCGACGCGGCGATCGCGGTGAGTACGCTCACCGCCGACACGCTACCCGGCGCCGCGCAGGCGCGGCCGTTCGATCTGGTGTTGCTCAGTTGCAAGGCCTACGACCTGCAGAGCGCGCTGGAGGCGGTGGCACCGGCGGTCCACGAGGACACCAGCGTGCTGCCGATCCTCAATGGCCTGCGCCACTATCGGGCGCTGGATGCGCGCTTCGGTGCGGAGCGGGTCGTCGGCGGGCTGTGCTTCATCAGCGCGGTACTGGATGCCGACGGCGCGATCCAGCACCTGGCCAAGCCGGCCTCGCTGACCTTCGGCGAGCGCGACGGCCGCGGCGCCGACAGCGCGCGCGTGCGCGCCTTAGCCGAGGCCTGCGCGCAGGCAGACGTGGACCATCTGGCCACGCCGCGGATCGCGCAGGAGCAATGGATCAAGTACACCTTCCTCACCGCGCTGGCCGCGGCCACCTGCCTGATGCGTGCGCCGATCGGGCGCATCGTCGCCAGCGACGATGGGGTGACGCTGGTGCACGGCCTGTATGCCGAATGCACGGCGGTGGCCGCGGCGGCCGGCGAACCGGTGCCGGAGGCGGCGCAGGCCAGCGCGCTGCACCTGCTGACGCAGCCAGGCTCGCCGATGAAGGCGTCGATGCTGCGCGACCTGGAGGCCGGGCAGCAGGTGGAGGCGCAGCAGATCGTCGGCGACATGCTGGTCCGCGCCCGTACCGCCGGGCATGAAGCACCGCTGCTGATGGCCGCGTACTGCCACCTGCAGGCCTACCAGGCCGGTCTGCCCGCGCGCTGA
- a CDS encoding TatD family hydrolase, which produces MTLIDIGANLTHESFDRDRDAVLQRARAAGVAQLVVTGASREHSPLALQLAQQHPGVLYATAGVHPHHAVEYTAECDAELRALHAHAEVVAVGECGLDYFRDFSPRPAQHRAFERQLQLAVDTGKPLFLHQRDAHADFMALMRQFDGKLGPAVVHCFTGSREELFDYLDRDWYIGITGWLCDERRGAHLRELVKHIPAERLMIETDAPYLLPRTLKPTPKDRRNEPAFLAHIVEELARDRGEDVATVAAASTAAARTFFRLPMPA; this is translated from the coding sequence ATGACCCTGATCGACATCGGCGCCAACCTCACCCACGAGTCCTTCGACCGCGACCGCGACGCGGTGCTGCAGCGCGCCCGCGCCGCCGGCGTCGCGCAACTGGTGGTCACCGGCGCCAGCCGCGAGCACTCGCCGCTGGCGCTGCAATTGGCGCAGCAGCATCCGGGCGTGCTGTACGCCACCGCCGGCGTGCATCCGCACCACGCGGTGGAATACACCGCCGAATGCGACGCCGAACTGCGCGCGCTGCATGCGCATGCCGAAGTGGTGGCGGTGGGCGAATGCGGCCTGGACTACTTCCGCGACTTCTCGCCGCGGCCGGCGCAGCACCGTGCGTTCGAGCGGCAACTGCAACTGGCGGTGGATACCGGCAAGCCGCTGTTCCTGCACCAACGCGACGCCCATGCCGACTTCATGGCGCTGATGCGCCAGTTCGACGGCAAGCTCGGCCCGGCAGTGGTGCATTGCTTCACCGGCAGCCGCGAGGAACTGTTCGACTACCTGGACCGCGACTGGTACATCGGCATCACCGGCTGGCTGTGCGACGAGCGCCGCGGCGCGCACCTGCGCGAGCTGGTGAAGCACATCCCCGCCGAGCGGCTGATGATCGAGACCGATGCACCGTACCTGCTGCCGCGCACGCTCAAGCCGACGCCGAAGGACCGCCGCAACGAGCCGGCGTTCCTGGCGCATATCGTCGAGGAACTGGCACGCGACCGTGGCGAAGACGTGGCGACGGTCGCCGCCGCCAGCACCGCTGCCGCGCGGACGTTTTTCCGCTTGCCGATGCCGGCCTGA
- the hrpB gene encoding ATP-dependent helicase HrpB has protein sequence MTSAVFPIDPLLPQLRDSLAAHPRLVLEAPPGAGKTTQVPPALLDAPWLHGRRIVMLEPRRVAARSAATFMARQRGEAPGETVGYRIRFENKVSARTRIEVVTEGILTRMLQDDPMLENVGALLFDEFHERHLAADLGLALALDVQAQVREDLRIVVMSATLDGERLAQFLDAPRLSSAGRSFPVEIAHFPARREESLEAQARRAVEHALQQHPGDVLVFLPGQREIGRVQAALEAAEVGGGAVVGVAPAGAASGSTPAGTAFGVPSSGAARHLLPQGEGSEVEVLPLHGELPVEQQTKVLQPDPQGRRRVVLATNVAESSVTLPGVRVVIDAGLAREPHYDPNSGFSRLDVTTIAQASADQRAGRAGRVTSGWAYRLWPQSQRLEAQRRAEILQVELAGLALELAAWGSDGLRFVDPPPPGALAAARELLQRLGALGANGTITASGRRMLALGTHPRLAAMLLAAGDARAQALACDLAALIEARDPLRQGGDALAARWRALAAFRRGRVPHDANRGALAAIDAAAKQWRRRLRSDAAAPDSVEAHELGDLLAHAFPDRIGTRHPNDPLRYLLANGRSARLFDNSDLRGEPWLVVTELRHEAKDALLLRAAPVDERYLRAQFPQRFAQEDVVRWDAERRALSALRETRFDRIVLDSRPAGRVAPAQAAAALTEAVRELGLQALPWGEGLTQWRARVAGLRQWMPELDLPDLGDAALLDSLDDWLRPAFAGKTRLDALGEDELGEALKARLPWDRRQAIDRHAPVRIAVPSGMERRIDYSLDHAGQPQPPVLAVKLQELFGMADTPRIADGRVPLLLHLLSPGGRPLQVTQDLRNFWSSTYPEVKKEMKGRYPRHPWPDDPWTATASHRAKPRGT, from the coding sequence ATGACGTCCGCCGTGTTTCCGATCGATCCGCTGCTGCCGCAACTCCGCGACAGCCTCGCTGCCCACCCGCGCCTGGTGCTGGAAGCCCCACCCGGCGCCGGCAAGACCACCCAGGTGCCGCCGGCGCTGCTCGACGCGCCGTGGCTGCACGGCCGGCGCATCGTCATGCTGGAACCGCGCCGGGTCGCCGCGCGCAGTGCCGCCACCTTCATGGCCCGGCAGCGTGGCGAGGCGCCGGGCGAGACGGTGGGCTATCGCATCCGATTCGAGAACAAGGTGTCCGCACGCACCCGCATCGAGGTGGTCACAGAGGGCATCCTGACCCGCATGCTGCAGGACGACCCGATGCTTGAGAACGTCGGCGCGTTGCTGTTCGACGAGTTCCACGAGCGCCACCTGGCCGCGGACCTGGGCCTGGCGCTGGCCCTGGACGTGCAGGCGCAGGTGCGCGAGGACCTGCGCATCGTGGTGATGTCGGCCACCCTGGACGGCGAGCGCCTGGCGCAGTTCCTCGACGCCCCGCGGCTTTCCAGCGCCGGGCGCAGCTTCCCGGTGGAGATCGCGCATTTCCCGGCGCGGCGCGAGGAGTCGCTGGAAGCGCAGGCCCGGCGCGCGGTCGAGCACGCGCTGCAACAGCATCCGGGCGACGTGCTGGTGTTCCTGCCCGGGCAGCGCGAGATCGGGCGGGTGCAGGCGGCGCTGGAGGCGGCGGAGGTTGGGGGTGGTGCGGTGGTGGGTGTTGCTCCAGCAGGTGCCGCGTCGGGCTCTACCCCAGCCGGCACCGCCTTTGGCGTACCCTCATCCGGCGCTGCGCGCCACCTTCTCCCGCAGGGAGAAGGGAGCGAGGTGGAGGTCTTGCCGCTGCATGGCGAGTTGCCGGTGGAGCAGCAGACCAAGGTGTTGCAGCCCGATCCGCAGGGGCGGCGGCGCGTGGTGCTGGCGACCAACGTCGCCGAGTCTTCGGTGACCCTGCCCGGCGTGCGCGTGGTGATCGACGCCGGGCTGGCGCGCGAGCCGCACTACGATCCCAACAGCGGCTTCTCGCGGCTGGACGTCACCACCATCGCCCAGGCCTCGGCCGACCAGCGCGCCGGCCGCGCCGGCCGCGTCACCAGCGGCTGGGCTTACCGGCTGTGGCCGCAGTCGCAGCGCCTGGAAGCGCAACGCCGCGCCGAGATCCTGCAGGTGGAACTGGCCGGGCTGGCGCTGGAACTGGCCGCCTGGGGAAGCGATGGGCTGCGCTTCGTCGATCCGCCGCCGCCCGGCGCGCTGGCCGCCGCCCGCGAGCTGCTGCAGCGGCTGGGCGCGCTCGGTGCCAACGGGACCATCACCGCCAGCGGCCGGCGCATGCTCGCGCTGGGCACGCATCCGCGGCTGGCGGCGATGCTGTTGGCCGCCGGCGATGCGCGCGCGCAGGCGCTGGCCTGCGACCTCGCCGCGTTGATCGAAGCGCGCGACCCGCTGCGCCAGGGCGGCGATGCGCTGGCCGCACGCTGGCGCGCCCTGGCCGCGTTCCGCCGCGGCCGCGTGCCGCACGACGCCAACCGTGGCGCGCTGGCCGCGATCGACGCGGCGGCCAAGCAGTGGCGGCGGCGCCTGCGCAGCGATGCCGCCGCGCCGGACAGCGTGGAGGCGCACGAACTCGGCGATCTGCTGGCGCACGCCTTTCCCGACCGCATCGGCACCCGCCATCCCAACGATCCGCTGCGCTACCTGCTGGCCAACGGCCGCAGCGCGCGCCTGTTCGACAACAGCGACCTGCGCGGCGAGCCCTGGCTGGTCGTCACCGAGTTGCGCCACGAGGCCAAGGACGCGCTGCTGCTGCGCGCCGCGCCGGTGGACGAGCGCTACCTGCGCGCGCAGTTCCCACAGCGCTTCGCGCAGGAGGACGTGGTGCGCTGGGATGCCGAGCGGCGCGCACTGAGCGCGCTGCGCGAGACCCGCTTCGACCGCATCGTGCTCGACAGTCGCCCCGCCGGTCGCGTCGCGCCGGCACAGGCGGCCGCGGCGCTGACCGAGGCAGTGCGCGAGCTGGGACTGCAGGCGCTGCCCTGGGGCGAGGGCCTGACGCAGTGGCGCGCGCGGGTGGCCGGGCTGCGCCAGTGGATGCCGGAACTGGACCTGCCGGACCTGGGCGATGCCGCGCTGCTGGACAGCCTCGACGACTGGCTGCGCCCGGCCTTCGCCGGCAAGACCCGGCTCGATGCGCTCGGCGAGGACGAACTGGGCGAGGCACTGAAGGCGCGACTGCCCTGGGACCGCCGCCAGGCCATCGACCGCCATGCCCCGGTGCGCATCGCGGTGCCCTCGGGCATGGAACGGCGCATCGACTACAGCCTGGACCACGCCGGGCAGCCGCAGCCGCCGGTGCTGGCGGTCAAGCTGCAGGAGCTGTTCGGCATGGCCGACACCCCGCGCATCGCCGACGGCCGCGTGCCGCTGCTGCTGCACCTGCTCTCGCCCGGCGGGCGGCCGCTGCAGGTCACCCAGGACCTGCGCAATTTCTGGTCTAGCACCTATCCGGAAGTGAAGAAGGAAATGAAGGGTCGCTACCCGCGCCACCCGTGGCCGGACGACCCGTGGACCGCCACCGCCAGCCACCGCGCCAAGCCGCGCGGCACCTAG
- a CDS encoding pseudouridine synthase: MLIAFNKPFNVLCQFTDRSTPPRRTLAEFGLPADVYAAGRLDYDSEGLLLLTDDGALAHRLTDPRHKQPKTYWVQVEGTPQPEQLQRLREGVLLNDGPTARAEVTLLEAAPSLWPRDPPVRFRKSVPDAWLQVVLREGRNRQVRRMTAAVGLPTLRLVRAAMGAHRLGGLAPGAWRAL; the protein is encoded by the coding sequence ATGCTGATCGCCTTCAACAAGCCCTTCAACGTGCTGTGCCAGTTCACCGACCGCAGCACGCCGCCGCGGCGCACCCTGGCCGAGTTCGGCCTGCCCGCTGACGTTTACGCGGCCGGACGCCTGGACTACGACAGCGAGGGCCTGCTGTTGCTGACCGACGATGGCGCATTGGCGCACCGTCTTACCGATCCGCGGCACAAGCAGCCCAAGACCTACTGGGTGCAGGTGGAGGGCACGCCGCAACCGGAACAACTGCAGCGCCTGCGCGAGGGCGTGCTGTTGAACGATGGGCCGACCGCGCGGGCGGAGGTGACGTTGCTGGAGGCGGCGCCATCGCTATGGCCGCGCGATCCGCCGGTGCGCTTCCGCAAGAGCGTGCCCGATGCCTGGTTACAAGTGGTGTTGCGCGAAGGCCGCAACCGCCAGGTGCGGCGGATGACTGCAGCGGTCGGCCTGCCGACGCTGCGCCTGGTGCGTGCGGCGATGGGCGCGCACCGCCTGGGCGGACTGGCACCGGGCGCGTGGCGCGCGCTGTAA
- a CDS encoding class I SAM-dependent methyltransferase: protein MTLRTSLACACTLAVATALLAPAAQAIKPADTATLPAPDAALQTAIDGSWRDRANVARDAYRHPGQTLAFFGIKPTQTVIEVTPGSGWYSEILAPYLRERGQYIAAVVDPAAVPEGRGRDYQQKARAGLEQKFAAAPAQYDHARIVAYAPNAPVFGPPGSADLVLTFRNVHNWRMAGQAEGMFKGFYNVLKPGGVLGVVEHRAKADVPADDKSGYVGQAQVIAMAEAAGFKLAGKSEVNANPRDTKDYPGGVWTLPPSNQHEAADDAKYQAIGESDRMTLKFVKR from the coding sequence ATGACGCTTCGAACCTCGCTCGCCTGCGCCTGCACCCTGGCCGTCGCCACTGCCTTGCTCGCTCCAGCGGCGCAGGCGATCAAGCCCGCCGATACCGCGACGCTGCCAGCGCCGGACGCGGCGTTGCAGACGGCGATCGACGGCAGCTGGCGCGACCGCGCCAACGTCGCCCGCGACGCCTACCGTCATCCCGGCCAGACCCTGGCGTTCTTCGGCATCAAGCCGACCCAGACGGTGATCGAGGTCACCCCGGGTAGCGGCTGGTATTCCGAGATCCTGGCGCCTTACCTGCGCGAGCGCGGGCAGTACATCGCCGCGGTGGTCGATCCGGCGGCCGTGCCGGAAGGCCGCGGCCGCGATTACCAGCAGAAGGCGCGCGCCGGCCTGGAGCAGAAGTTCGCCGCGGCACCGGCGCAGTACGACCACGCGCGCATCGTCGCGTATGCGCCGAACGCCCCGGTGTTCGGCCCGCCCGGCTCGGCGGACCTGGTGCTGACCTTCCGCAATGTGCACAACTGGCGTATGGCCGGCCAGGCCGAGGGCATGTTCAAGGGCTTCTACAACGTGCTCAAGCCCGGCGGCGTGCTCGGCGTGGTCGAGCACCGCGCCAAGGCCGACGTGCCGGCCGACGACAAGAGCGGCTATGTCGGCCAGGCGCAGGTGATCGCCATGGCCGAGGCGGCCGGCTTCAAGCTCGCCGGCAAGAGCGAGGTCAACGCCAATCCGCGCGACACCAAGGATTATCCGGGCGGTGTGTGGACGCTGCCGCCGAGCAACCAGCACGAAGCCGCCGACGACGCCAAGTACCAGGCGATCGGCGAGAGCGACCGGATGACCCTGAAGTTCGTCAAGCGCTGA
- a CDS encoding aldo/keto reductase — MLHTRELGRSGLHAAPLAFGGNVFGWSADAKTSFALLDAFVEAGCNLIDTADIYSAWVPGNHGGESETLIGQWLKRSGKRDKVLIATKVGKWAERPGLSADNIAAAAEDSLQRLQTDVIDLYQAHEDDDSVPLEATLAAFGRLIEQGKVRAIGASNYGAARLREALNVSAQYGLPRYETLQPEYNLYDRAGYEAELEPLVREQGLGVLCYYALASGFLSGKYRRAEDAGKSQARGASVVARYLNARGLRILAALDDIAGKHAATPTQVALAWLMARPGIVAPIASATSLEQLQDLLAAVRLQLSAEDIAQLNTASEETA; from the coding sequence ATGCTGCACACGCGCGAACTCGGCCGCTCCGGCCTGCATGCGGCACCGCTGGCGTTCGGCGGCAACGTGTTCGGCTGGAGCGCCGACGCCAAGACCTCCTTCGCCCTGCTCGATGCCTTCGTCGAGGCCGGCTGCAATCTCATCGACACCGCCGACATCTACTCGGCCTGGGTGCCCGGCAACCACGGCGGCGAATCGGAAACTCTGATCGGGCAGTGGCTCAAGCGCAGCGGCAAGCGCGACAAGGTGCTGATCGCGACCAAGGTCGGCAAATGGGCCGAACGCCCGGGCCTGTCGGCCGACAACATCGCCGCCGCCGCGGAGGACTCGCTGCAGCGCCTGCAGACCGACGTCATCGATCTGTACCAGGCGCACGAGGACGACGATTCGGTACCGCTGGAAGCGACGCTGGCAGCGTTCGGGCGCTTGATCGAGCAGGGCAAGGTCCGCGCGATCGGCGCCTCCAACTACGGCGCCGCGCGCCTGCGCGAGGCGTTGAACGTCTCGGCGCAGTATGGCCTGCCCCGTTACGAGACGCTGCAGCCGGAATACAACCTCTATGACCGCGCCGGTTACGAGGCCGAGCTGGAACCGCTGGTGCGCGAACAGGGCCTGGGCGTGCTGTGCTACTACGCGCTGGCCAGCGGCTTCCTCAGCGGCAAGTACCGCCGCGCCGAAGACGCCGGCAAGAGCCAGGCGCGCGGCGCCAGCGTGGTCGCGCGCTATCTCAATGCGCGCGGCCTGCGCATCCTCGCCGCACTCGACGACATTGCCGGCAAGCATGCCGCCACGCCCACGCAGGTGGCGCTGGCCTGGTTGATGGCGCGGCCCGGCATCGTCGCGCCGATCGCCAGCGCGACCAGCCTGGAACAACTGCAGGACCTGCTCGCCGCCGTGCGCCTGCAACTGTCGGCCGAAGACATCGCGCAACTGAATACCGCAAGTGAGGAAACCGCATGA
- a CDS encoding NADP-dependent oxidoreductase: MTAPTQTTRIVLASRPQGAPGTDNFRTEQVPLEAPGPGQVLLRNRWLSLDPYMRGRMSDAPSYAPPVQLGETMVGSTVAEVLQSNSPDHAPGDLVLVQNGGWQTHLVVDGASLRRKLDPNSPLPPSTALGVYGMPGFTAYAGLHEIGKPQSGETVAVAAATGPVGATVAQIAKLRGAKVIAIAGGAEKCRYLREELGVDVALDHRAKDFAEQLRAAATDGIDVYFENVGGHVFDAVLPLLNDFARVPVCGTIATYNANGALPPGPDRLPALMGQVLRQRLTLRGFIVGDFVKLYPEFLREMGAWLADGRVRYREHVVDGLENAPQAFIDMLSGGNFGKLVVRLGD; this comes from the coding sequence ATGACCGCCCCCACCCAGACCACCCGCATCGTGCTGGCCTCGCGCCCGCAGGGCGCGCCGGGCACCGACAACTTCCGCACCGAACAGGTGCCGCTCGAGGCGCCAGGCCCCGGCCAGGTGCTGCTGCGCAACCGCTGGCTGTCGCTGGACCCGTACATGCGCGGGCGCATGAGCGATGCGCCCTCCTACGCGCCGCCGGTGCAACTGGGCGAGACCATGGTCGGCAGCACCGTGGCCGAGGTGCTGCAATCCAACTCCCCCGACCACGCGCCGGGCGATCTGGTGCTGGTGCAGAACGGCGGCTGGCAGACCCATCTGGTCGTCGACGGCGCCAGCCTGCGGCGCAAGCTCGATCCCAACTCGCCGCTGCCGCCGAGCACCGCGCTCGGCGTGTACGGCATGCCCGGCTTCACCGCCTATGCCGGCCTGCACGAAATCGGCAAGCCGCAATCGGGCGAGACCGTGGCGGTCGCCGCGGCCACCGGCCCGGTCGGCGCCACCGTGGCCCAGATCGCCAAACTGCGCGGGGCGAAGGTAATCGCCATCGCCGGTGGCGCGGAAAAATGCCGCTATTTGCGCGAGGAACTGGGCGTGGATGTGGCCCTGGACCACCGCGCCAAGGACTTCGCCGAGCAGTTGCGCGCCGCCGCGACCGACGGCATCGATGTGTACTTCGAGAATGTCGGCGGCCACGTGTTCGACGCGGTGCTGCCGCTGCTCAACGATTTCGCCCGCGTGCCGGTGTGCGGCACCATCGCCACCTACAACGCCAACGGCGCGCTGCCGCCGGGGCCGGACCGGCTGCCGGCGCTGATGGGCCAGGTGCTGCGCCAGCGCCTGACCCTGCGCGGCTTCATCGTCGGCGACTTCGTCAAACTGTATCCGGAGTTCCTGCGCGAAATGGGCGCCTGGCTGGCCGATGGCCGCGTGCGCTACCGCGAACACGTCGTCGACGGCCTGGAGAATGCGCCGCAGGCCTTCATCGACATGCTGAGCGGCGGCAACTTCGGCAAGCTGGTGGTGCGGCTGGGCGACTGA
- a CDS encoding IclR family transcriptional regulator C-terminal domain-containing protein, whose amino-acid sequence MSDSPRPPRARRTARAATAPTPPERGLAAELMRRIGECGGDPNFMTSLARGLAVLSAFGQHSRDVSMAQLSADTGIPRAAVRRVLYTLEKLGYAGTHGRGYVLLPRALGIGSGYLSTAALSVAAQPVLDALRDDLHESCSLGVLDGDDLLYVARAETVRIMSIGLRAGSRLPAYCTSMGRVLLAAQPGDTLNSYLERNPLRPRTERTVTDRAQFQTLLERVQRDGYAVVDQELEIGLRSVAVPVRNRQDRVVAALNVGSSVARMTLGSLQSTVLPALRQAAQRLSRVLD is encoded by the coding sequence ATGTCCGATTCCCCGCGTCCCCCTCGCGCACGCCGCACCGCGCGTGCCGCCACCGCTCCCACCCCACCCGAGCGCGGCCTGGCCGCGGAACTGATGCGGCGCATCGGCGAATGCGGAGGCGATCCGAACTTCATGACCTCGCTGGCGCGCGGCCTGGCCGTGCTCAGCGCCTTCGGCCAGCACAGCCGCGACGTCAGCATGGCCCAGCTCAGCGCCGACACCGGCATCCCGCGCGCAGCGGTGCGGCGCGTGCTGTACACGCTGGAAAAGCTCGGCTACGCCGGCACCCACGGCCGCGGCTACGTGCTGCTGCCGCGCGCGCTGGGCATCGGCAGCGGCTACCTGTCCACCGCCGCGCTGTCGGTGGCGGCGCAGCCGGTGCTGGATGCGCTGCGCGACGACCTGCACGAATCCTGCTCGCTGGGCGTGCTCGACGGCGACGACCTGCTGTACGTGGCGCGTGCGGAAACCGTGCGGATCATGTCGATCGGCCTGCGCGCCGGCAGCCGCCTGCCGGCGTACTGCACCTCGATGGGCCGGGTGCTGCTGGCGGCGCAGCCGGGCGACACCTTGAACAGTTATCTGGAGCGCAACCCGCTGCGCCCGCGCACCGAGCGTACCGTCACCGACCGCGCGCAGTTCCAGACCCTGCTCGAGCGCGTGCAGCGCGATGGCTATGCAGTGGTGGACCAGGAACTGGAGATCGGCCTGCGCTCGGTGGCGGTGCCGGTGCGCAACCGCCAGGACCGCGTGGTCGCCGCACTCAACGTGGGCAGCTCGGTGGCGCGGATGACCCTGGGTAGCCTGCAGAGCACGGTGTTGCCGGCACTGCGGCAGGCGGCACAGCGCCTGAGCCGGGTGCTCGACTGA